The window CGGCCGCCCCGGGAGCGCGGCTGCACGGCGACACGCTGACCGTCGACCCGGCGCGGCTGCGCGCGGGCGCCACCCGGGTCACGATCGTCATCAGCCCCACCGACCCCGGCACCGCCCTCGGCAGCCTCCCCGCTCCCCTGCTCCATGTCACCGGCCCGGGCGGTCGCACCCTCGCCCGGTTCGCCCCACCGCGCCCCCGGCAGGAGACGGTGCTGCTGCTCGCGGAGCTGTACCGGCGTGGCGGTAGTTGGAAGCTGCGGGCCCTGGGCCAGGGGTACGCGGACGGGCTGGCGGGCCTGGCCCGTGACTTCGGGGTGGAGGTCGCACAGGACGCGCCCGCCGACCCGGACGGGTTCGTCGGTCTCGTCAACTCCGCGCGGGCATCGGCCGGTTCACCGCCCATTACCCTTAACGCCCGTCTGGCCTCCGCCGCGCGCGACCATGCCACCGCCATGGCAGGGCGCGGCCGCCTGGACGGGGAGGGCCTCTACCGGCGCGTCACCGCCACCGGATACACGTATGTGACCGTCGGAGAGCACCTGGTGTCCGGCCCCCGCTCGCCCGCCGAGTTCGTGGACTACTGTCTGCGCTCCGACCGCTCCCGGCGCACGCTGCTCGACCCGGTCTTCCTCCATGCCGGACTGGCCCAGGTTCCCGCCCGCTCCGGCGAGGTCTATTGGACGGCGCTGTGGGCCCGCCCTTTCACCCCCGCGGATCTGGCCCGGACCGCCATGGAGGTCGTGGAGCTCACCAACCGGGAGCGGGCCGGGGCCGGTCTGCGCCCGCTGGCCGTCGACCCGGTCCTCACCACCGCCGCGCAGGCGCACAGCGCTGACATGGTCGCGCGTGCCTTCTACTCCCACACCTCGCCCGAGGGCAGCCAGCCCTGGGACCGGGCGGCCGCGGCGGGCTCCCGGCGGCGCTCCATCGGCGAGAACATAGCCTGCGGCCAGCGCTCCCCCGCCGAGGTCGTACGGGGCTGGATGAACAGCCCGGGCCACCGCGCCAACATCCTCAAGCGCGACTTCACCCACATCGGCATCGGCTTCGCGGGCGGCGGCGAAGCAGGCACGTACTGGACCCAACTCTTCGGCGCCTGACGCGGGGTGCCGCGCGATCTAGGCGGAAGGACATCGTCCGCGACACGATGCCCTTATGAAGGGTGACCTGTTTTCCAGCGAGCACATGGTCCAGCCCGCCACGGCGCCGGGCATGACGGTCGAGAACGCCAAGTGCATCAGATACGCGGTGAGCGGCGAGATGCTGGCCCGCCAGGGCGCGATGATCGCCTATCGGGGCAATCTCCAGTTCGAGCGCAAGGGCCAGGGCGTGGGCGGCATGCTCAAGCGTGCGGTCACCGGGGAGGGGTTGCCGCTGATGGCGGTGCGTGGACAGGGCGAGGCCTGGTTCGCGCACGAGGCGCAGAACTGCTTCCTCGTCGAGCTCGACCCCGGCGACGAGTTCACCGTCAACGGCCGCAACGTCCTGTGCTTCGACGCCTCGCTGTCGTACCGGATCGCGACCGTGAAGGGGGCCGGCATCACCGGCGGTGGCCTGTTCAACAGCGTGTTCACCGGGCAGGGCCGGCTGGGTCTGGTCTGCGACGGCAATCCGCTGGTGATCCCGGTGTCGGCGCAGTATCCGGTGTACGTCGACACGGACGCTGTGGTCGGCTGGAGCGCGGGCCTTGCGACCTCGCTGCACCGTTCGCAGTCCATAGGGTCGATGCTGCGCGGCGGCTCCGGGGAGGCCGTCCAGCTGATGCTGAGCGGGGAGGGCTATGTCGTCGTACGGCCGAGCGAGGCGACACCGCAGAAGGCCCAGCAGCACTGACGGTCCGTGAGGTGATCTACGCCTCACGGGCAACCCTGTCGGCTCCGTCCACGTCTTGATCGACAACAGATCACACCGCCCTGGTCCCCCTGGGGGGCCAGGGCTGGTTTCCGACGTTCTATACACGTCATGTATACGCTCAATGTATAGATGGGGTGTATACGGACCGAAAGGCATCCATGTACGGCAAGGCATTCGCCCCGGAGTACCAGGGCGCCCTGACCACCCTCTCCGTGAACTCCTCGCTGACCGACGTCCTGGCGGCCGGCACCGAGGAGTTGCGGGCCGCCGAGCGCACGGGGCGGCACGGCGAGGCGGCGCGCTCGGGGCTCGCGGTCGCCGAGGCGCACCGACGGCTGGGGCAGATCGGGGAGGCGGATCAGGCGTGGAAGGCGAGTTACCGCGCGGCCCGCCTGGCCGGGGACACCGCGGCGATGGCCTGGGCGCTGTGGAGCGGCGGCACCCTGGCCCGGCAGCGAGGCGAGTTCGCGCTGGCCCGGCGCCTGCTCCAGCTCGCCGCCGACCTCGGCGAGCGCGGCGGGGACGTCGTCGTCCGCGGATACTCACTGGCCGGCCTCGCCGAAACGGGCCGGATCCAGGGCGACTACGAGGCCGTCGCCCGGCTGCACGAGCAACTGCTCGCCGAGGCCCGGCGGCGCGGCGAGGCGCGGCACACCGTGTGGGCACTGGAGGGCATCGCACAGATCCACCGCAACACCGGCTCCTACGACACCGCGTACGCCCTGTTCGAGGAGGCTGCCGAGATCGCCGCGCGCGCCGAGGACCGGCGCGGGCACGCCTGGGCGCTGCGCGGGCTCGCCGACATCGTATCGGTGCGCGACGGGGACACCGAGCGGGCGCTCACGCTGCTGTCCGAGGCGGAGGCGATCTGCCGGGCGATGAACCTCTCCAGCGCGCTCGCCTACAACCACAAGATGCGCGGCAACGTCCTGTACCGAGCGGGTCGTTACGCCGAGGCCCGGGAGCTGTACGAGCAGGCGCTCGCCGAGTTCCGCGCGATGAGCGAACCGCGCGGTCAGGCCCTGGCCCGCCTGGGCCTGACCAAGTCCAGGGCCCGACTGGGCCGCGACCACGCCGAGACGGCGGCCGAACTGGCGGAACTGGCAGGGACGTTGGAACGGATCGGCCTCAAGCACGCCCGGGAAATGGTGGCCCGGGCGCAGGAGGAGCTCGGCGCGGAGGTCGTACGGTGACGGTCTTCCCCTCGACGGCGCCGCTGACCGGCGTCCAAGTACTGGACCGCTGCCGCGAGTTGGTCCGCCCCGCGCTCGCCGAGGCCGTGGGGCGGCTGCATCCCTGGGTGGGTGAGATGGCCGCGTACTCCTTCGGCTGGTGCGAGGTGGGCGGCGCACCGGTCACCGCCTCCGGGGGCAAGGGGGTGCGGCAGGCGCTGGCCGTGCTCTGCGCCGAGGCGGTGGGCGGTCCCACCGAGGCCGGGACGACGGCCGCGGTGGCGGTGGAGCTGGTGCACGCCTTCTCGCTACTGCACGACGACATCATGGACGGCGACACGGCCCGCCGCCGGCGCCCCACGGTGTGGAAGGCCTACGGCACCGGTCCGGCCGTCCTCACGGGCGACGCCCTGTTCGCGCTGGCCGTCGAGACGCTCGCCGCGGCACCCGGGGGCGCCGGCGCCGTACGGCTGCTGTCCGTGGCGCTCGGGGATCTGGTGCGCGGGCAGGCCGACGACCTGCTGTTCGCGACCCGCCCCTGGGCGGGACCGGAGCGGGTGCGGCCCGAGGAGTACCGGGCGATGGCCGAGCACAAGACGGGTGCGTTGCTGGGCTGTGCGGCCGCGTTGGGTGCCGCGCTCGGCGGGGCGCCGCCCGCGACGGTCGCCGCGCTGGACCGGGCCGGGCGGGACCTCGGCATCGCCTTCCAGATCGTCGACGACGTCCTCGGCATCTGGGGCGACCCCGCCATCACCGGCAAGCCCGTCCACGGCGATCTGCGGGAACGCAAGAAGACGTTCCCGGTGCTGGTCGCGCTCGACACTCCCCTGGCCCGGCGGCTGGCCGAACTCCTGGAATCCGGCGAGGATTCCGGCCTCGCGGCCGCGCTGATCGAACAGGCCGGCGGCCGGTCGGCCGCGCTGCGCGAGGCCCGGCGCCGGATCGCCGTCGCGGAGGCCGCCCTGGACGCCGTACCTCTGGAAGCGGGCGCGGCCGGGGAGTTGCGGTCGCTGCTGGACTTTCTGGTGCGACGCGACCTCTGATACGGGTGTTCGACTCCCCGGATGAACAAACGGGAATCGTCACATCTCGCGCGGCAAATCCTTGAACACACCCCGTCACACCCGCCGTACCTCTGGGAAAGGTGAGAGCCAGGGGTTCAGCGAGGGATGACCATGGTCAAGGCGCACGTCTCCACACCCGTGTTGGTCGCCGGGAGATACCGGCTCGTCGAGGTGGTCAGTCGGGAGACCAACCGCGTCTGCTGGTACGGCGAGGACATCGGGGTGGAGCGGCCCGTTCTGATCACACAGATCGGGCTGCCGGACGATCCGGGTGGGGAGGAGGCGCGCCGGATCACCGCGCGCGTCGTTCGGACCTCCGAGCGGATGGCGTTGATGGTTGCCGACCGGGTCGCCGAAGTCGTCGATGTCGTCGAGGAGTCGGGCACGCTCTGGGTGGTCACTCGGTGGATCGACGGTGTGCCGCTGAGCGAACTCCTTGCCCAGCGGGGCACGTTGAACTATGTCCGGGCCGCGCGCATCGGTCTGGAACTGCTCGACGTACTGGAGGCCGCGCACGGGCAGGGCATCACGCACGGCGAACTCAGCCCTGCCCAGGTGTTCGTGCGCGACGAGGGTTCCGTCGTCGTCACCGGTTTCGGGCTGGCCGGCGCCACCCTCGCGCCCCGGCTCTCCGCCCCCGCCTACGCCTCCCCCGAGCAGGCACGCGACGAGCGCTTCGGGCCGGCCACCGATATGTGGAGCCTGGGCGCGCTGCTCTACACCATGCTGGAGGGACGCCCGCCCTTCCGGGACCGGGGGCGGCCGGAGGCCACGCTGAAGGGCGTGGACCGGCTGCCGCTGCGCACCCCGGTGCGTGCCGGGCCGCTCACCCAGGCCGTGCAGGGCCTGCTGCGCAAGGACCCGGTGGAGCGGCTGCCCCGCCCGGTGGTCCGCGAGGCCCTCGTCCGCACCCTCGACGAGGAGACCGCGGTGGCGATGCCGAGCCCCCGGCTGCGCGGCCGTTACGCGCACTGCCCGGGCTGGAGCAACCGCACCATGATCGCCGGGACCGCGCTGGCGGTCGTCACCGTCGCGGTCGCCGTTCTCGCGGTGACCGACCGGCTGCCGGGCGGCTCGGACTCCCCCGCCGCGGGGGCGAAGCCCGGCGCGACGACCCCGTCCGCGACCGCTTCCGCCTCCCCCAGTCCGTCGGCCACGCCATCGCCCACCCCCACGGAATCGCCCTTTGGCCGCTACGACTCCCCCCAGGGCTTCTCCGTCACGCTCCCGGAGGGCTGGCAGCCGCTGAGCACCAACCGGGTCTCGGATCTGGCGTACCGGGTCGTCCTCGGCGCGGAGGGCGACCCACGGACGCTCACCGTCACCTACAGCGAACGGGTCGGCCCCGATCCCGTCGCCGTCTGGCGGGATGTGGAGCCCGGTCTGAAGCAGGCCGGCGGCTACCGGCGGATCGGCGAGATCCGGGCGACGACGTACCGGGGCCGGGAGGCCGCGGAGATGGAGTGGCTGGCGAACGCCGACGGCACCCGGGTCCGTACCTTCGGCCGGGGCTACCTCATCGGCGGCGGGCGCGGCTATTCGCTGCGCTGGACGGCGGCCGCGGCCGACTGGGACGACGCGGACAACCGCGAGGCCCTGGCCACCGCCCTGCGCACGTTCCAGGAGCCGTCAGACTGACCGGCGGGGCGCGCCCATCGCGCTGAGCGGCCGGGGGTGCAGCGGCTGGGTGCGCCAGCGTGCCGTGCACGTGCGGTCCGGCAGCGAGCAGGTCACGGCGAGACGGTGGGGCGTCTCCAGGAAGAGCACGTCCACCTCCAGTGTGTCGGCGTCGGTCCAGCCGCCGCTCACCGCGGTGGGGACCGGCGCCTCGGCGACGCTCCAGCCGCTGTCCGCGAGCCGCAGTTCCAGCCGGTGACCGTCCTCGACGAGGGTCAGCCGGTGGCCGTCCGGATCCGCGATGACCTCCGCGGAGATCCCGTCGGAGCCGAAGGAGACGGCGGACCACTCCTCCGGCGCGGCCTTTCCGGCGGCCGGTGACAGCGCGAGCCCGGCCAGCCGCTCGGCCAGGGCCGCGTCCGCCTCCTCCCGGCCGGGCAGCGGCGCGGGACCGAAGGCGGGCAGCAGATGCGTCCAGACCAGATCCAGCATCCGCTGCATCTCCACGGTGGCCGCGGTCGTGGCGATCACCACGTCGTGCTCGGGCAGGACCATACAGAACTGGCCATAGGCGCCGTCACCGCGGTAGCCGTGCCGAGACATCCAGAACTGCAGGCCGTACCCCTGCCGCCAGTCCGCGCCGCCCATCGGTCCCTGATCGTTCGCCGTGTGCAGGCGGGTGGCCTCGGCCACCCAGGACTCGGGCAGGACCTGCCGTCCGTCCCACATGCCGCGGCTCAGGTAGAGCTGTCCCAGCCGGGCGATCGCGTCGGTGGTGGCGTGCAGCCCGCTGAAGCCGAGCTCGCGCCCGGCCCGGTCCCGCAGCCACGCCACCTCGCCGATGCCTATCGGGTCGAAGAGCCGGGGGCGCAGATAGTCGGTGAGCGACTGGCCGGAGACGCGCTGGACGATCCTGGCGAGGGTGTAGGTGGTGGGCTGGTTGTAGGCGAACACGGTCCCCGGATCATGCTCCGGCGGGAGCCGGAGGAACCCTCGCACCAGCTCGTCGGGGTCCAGCGCACGGGCCCGCTCGACGGTCTCGGCCTCGTGTCCGCTGGCCATCGACGCCACGTGGCGCACCAGCATCGCGCGGCTGCGCGGGTCGGTGACGTCGGCGTCGAGCTCGGGGAAGTACGAGATCACCGGGTCGTCGAGCCGCAGCAGCCCCTCGGCGACG of the Streptomyces sp. NBC_00287 genome contains:
- a CDS encoding CAP domain-containing protein codes for the protein MSELVPGGNVPLPGGAVAVRVSGPFDVSALITDDGGKVRGDGDFVFYNQPAAPGARLHGDTLTVDPARLRAGATRVTIVISPTDPGTALGSLPAPLLHVTGPGGRTLARFAPPRPRQETVLLLAELYRRGGSWKLRALGQGYADGLAGLARDFGVEVAQDAPADPDGFVGLVNSARASAGSPPITLNARLASAARDHATAMAGRGRLDGEGLYRRVTATGYTYVTVGEHLVSGPRSPAEFVDYCLRSDRSRRTLLDPVFLHAGLAQVPARSGEVYWTALWARPFTPADLARTAMEVVELTNRERAGAGLRPLAVDPVLTTAAQAHSADMVARAFYSHTSPEGSQPWDRAAAAGSRRRSIGENIACGQRSPAEVVRGWMNSPGHRANILKRDFTHIGIGFAGGGEAGTYWTQLFGA
- a CDS encoding AIM24 family protein; this translates as MKGDLFSSEHMVQPATAPGMTVENAKCIRYAVSGEMLARQGAMIAYRGNLQFERKGQGVGGMLKRAVTGEGLPLMAVRGQGEAWFAHEAQNCFLVELDPGDEFTVNGRNVLCFDASLSYRIATVKGAGITGGGLFNSVFTGQGRLGLVCDGNPLVIPVSAQYPVYVDTDAVVGWSAGLATSLHRSQSIGSMLRGGSGEAVQLMLSGEGYVVVRPSEATPQKAQQH
- a CDS encoding tetratricopeptide repeat protein, with translation MYGKAFAPEYQGALTTLSVNSSLTDVLAAGTEELRAAERTGRHGEAARSGLAVAEAHRRLGQIGEADQAWKASYRAARLAGDTAAMAWALWSGGTLARQRGEFALARRLLQLAADLGERGGDVVVRGYSLAGLAETGRIQGDYEAVARLHEQLLAEARRRGEARHTVWALEGIAQIHRNTGSYDTAYALFEEAAEIAARAEDRRGHAWALRGLADIVSVRDGDTERALTLLSEAEAICRAMNLSSALAYNHKMRGNVLYRAGRYAEARELYEQALAEFRAMSEPRGQALARLGLTKSRARLGRDHAETAAELAELAGTLERIGLKHAREMVARAQEELGAEVVR
- a CDS encoding polyprenyl synthetase family protein, translated to MTVFPSTAPLTGVQVLDRCRELVRPALAEAVGRLHPWVGEMAAYSFGWCEVGGAPVTASGGKGVRQALAVLCAEAVGGPTEAGTTAAVAVELVHAFSLLHDDIMDGDTARRRRPTVWKAYGTGPAVLTGDALFALAVETLAAAPGGAGAVRLLSVALGDLVRGQADDLLFATRPWAGPERVRPEEYRAMAEHKTGALLGCAAALGAALGGAPPATVAALDRAGRDLGIAFQIVDDVLGIWGDPAITGKPVHGDLRERKKTFPVLVALDTPLARRLAELLESGEDSGLAAALIEQAGGRSAALREARRRIAVAEAALDAVPLEAGAAGELRSLLDFLVRRDL
- a CDS encoding serine/threonine-protein kinase codes for the protein MVKAHVSTPVLVAGRYRLVEVVSRETNRVCWYGEDIGVERPVLITQIGLPDDPGGEEARRITARVVRTSERMALMVADRVAEVVDVVEESGTLWVVTRWIDGVPLSELLAQRGTLNYVRAARIGLELLDVLEAAHGQGITHGELSPAQVFVRDEGSVVVTGFGLAGATLAPRLSAPAYASPEQARDERFGPATDMWSLGALLYTMLEGRPPFRDRGRPEATLKGVDRLPLRTPVRAGPLTQAVQGLLRKDPVERLPRPVVREALVRTLDEETAVAMPSPRLRGRYAHCPGWSNRTMIAGTALAVVTVAVAVLAVTDRLPGGSDSPAAGAKPGATTPSATASASPSPSATPSPTPTESPFGRYDSPQGFSVTLPEGWQPLSTNRVSDLAYRVVLGAEGDPRTLTVTYSERVGPDPVAVWRDVEPGLKQAGGYRRIGEIRATTYRGREAAEMEWLANADGTRVRTFGRGYLIGGGRGYSLRWTAAAADWDDADNREALATALRTFQEPSD
- a CDS encoding serine hydrolase domain-containing protein, whose product is MTTRALPASTPASQGVEASGIHAFLDALETDPDIEPHSLMIMRHGRLVASGWWAPYTAERPQLLYSLSKSFTSTAAGFAVAEGLLRLDDPVISYFPELDADVTDPRSRAMLVRHVASMASGHEAETVERARALDPDELVRGFLRLPPEHDPGTVFAYNQPTTYTLARIVQRVSGQSLTDYLRPRLFDPIGIGEVAWLRDRAGRELGFSGLHATTDAIARLGQLYLSRGMWDGRQVLPESWVAEATRLHTANDQGPMGGADWRQGYGLQFWMSRHGYRGDGAYGQFCMVLPEHDVVIATTAATVEMQRMLDLVWTHLLPAFGPAPLPGREEADAALAERLAGLALSPAAGKAAPEEWSAVSFGSDGISAEVIADPDGHRLTLVEDGHRLELRLADSGWSVAEAPVPTAVSGGWTDADTLEVDVLFLETPHRLAVTCSLPDRTCTARWRTQPLHPRPLSAMGAPRRSV